TGAGGTGCAATGTCAGACCGGGGATGGGGTAGACGTGATGCTGGTGGATCAGGGGTACAGCGGTGAGCAGGCCAGCATTGATGCCGCTCTAAACGACGTGGAGCTGGTCGTCGTACGACGACCAGCGGGGACTTCAGGATTCGTGTTACTGCCCAAACGTTGGATTGTAGAACGAACGTTCGCCTGGACATCACGTTTTCGCCGTCTGACACGAGACTTAGAACGACTCCAGGGAACGCTGCTTGGATTTCACTGGCTTGCGCTCTCGGTTCTGCTGCTGCACAAACTCAGTCCGAATTTTGGAATGCTGTCCTGATAGCCTCTATCTCTACTCTAAAGCTTTGACGTTGAGCGTTTAAGAGAAACTTAAATTCCGGTTCCGACACCCTGTGTGGTACGGCCTGCCGATGTTTAACCCTTTGAATAATCAGACCAGGCTTAGCGCAGGTTTCGGTTCCAGCTCTAGTGCGACCCCTTCTTCATCAGGTTGATCAGGGCCGCTGGCAGGAAGATCACCCAGAGGTGGCCGTAAGCCTGCAAATAGGGGTTGGAAGCGTTGGCGATCAGGAAACAGGTCAGGCCGGTCAGCAGCGCGATCATCTCCGAGGACGCCTCGCCGCCCCGCCGGATGATCCTGAGGCCGTTGCGGTAGATCCAGAGCAGCCCCAGGCTGTAGAGCGCCAGTCCCAGCAGGCCGATCTGAAACAGGTGCATGTGGTATTGCAGCTCATAGTTCCAGGAGCGCTCGGAGCGGATGTAACCGGTGGTGGAGCCCAGGCCGGCGCCGACCAGCGGACGCTGGATCCATCCCTGGATCAGCGAATCGGCCTGCTCGACCCGCACGAGGTCGTCGCTGGTCTGTTGGGGATCGAAGAGGCTGCTGGCGACCTGCGACGCCACCCCCATGATTCCGGTCCGGACGGTATCGGAAACCGTGAGCGTCACGGTGAGCGCGAGCGCGATGGCGAGCGCGGCATTGATAAAGCGGCGGGTCAAGCGAATCCGGAAATCGCTCGGTGCGGCCTGGGCCAGCGTCAGGGCGATCGGAAGCCCCAGGGCGAGCGTGAAGAGCGCCGCGCGCCGCCCTGTGAACAGGATCGCCGCCAGACTGAGCAGCACCACGAGCGCCGTCACCCAGCGCCGAAGGCGGGAATCGGTGCTCGCGGGCAACACCACCTTCGAGATGCAGTACGGAATCAAAAAGATCATGCTCGAGATCGAATAAAACCGCATCGCAGTAAAGCCCTGGTACTTGGCGAGCCCCTGACCGAACGGCAATTCCAGCAGCGGCGTCGCTGGGGCCAGCCCGAAACTGTAGAGGACAAAATACAGGATAAATGCGCTCAGGAGCCCCAGCGTCAGCACCATGAGGTTGCGAAGGGTGCGGTACACCCGGTAGGACGACACGCCTTCCGTGAAGACCACCAGGTAAAACAGCGGCCAGACCAGGTAAATCAGCAACGAGAAGACGGCCCCCGGGGTGTTCTGAATCAGGCCGTACAGGAGCCAGAGGAGCCCGGTGGCCTGCATGAGCAGGAATACGCGCAGGGTAGACCGGCCCACCGCCAGCTTGCCCCGCGCCATGACCAGCAGGAAGGTCGAGGCCGCTACCAGGGCGGCGAGCGCTCCCTTAAGGCCGTTGGCCGAGACCGGCAGGACCAGGATGATGAAGAAATACAGCGAGAAGGGGAGGCTCAGCAGGCGGTGACGCGCCGGGACGCGGCGCAGCGCAGGGGGCTCACCCAGCGGCGCCGGCAGGTCGCTGGGCAGGGAGCTGAGAGAAGGCGTGGACATGGTTCCGGGAAGGCCCCGGCCTCACTCCCTTTTCAGGGTATCCAGGCGAGACGGCAGCGCCACGCTGGTTCGCCCCTGCCCCTCGTAGGCGCCGGCGACGGCCTCCGCGTGGGGGAGGCCGCCCCCTGGCAACGCCGAGGTGACGGAAGGCACGGTGGCGAGGCGCGGCACTGCCGCGTGGTTGATCACGAAGCCCAGCACGGGCGCATGGGCCAGAGCGGCATTCTGGACCACGTCCGACACCGCCTCGAAGGCGGTCTGGCCCGATTGAACGACGAGCATGACCCCGTCGCACCGGGCCGCGAGAGCCGCCCCGTCCGGAACGCGACCCAGCGGCGGCGCGTCGATCAGCAAGACGTCATAGTGGTGGCTCCAGTGCGTCATCAGGGCCTGAAAGCTGAGGTTGACCGTTCCGCCCTCGGTCTGGCGCCGCTGCTGAAGGGCCGAGGCCACCTGTTCTGCGGAAAGCAGGTCCACATTGGGGCTGAGGTGAACCACCCGGCCGTTCGGCGTCTCCGGCACCGCGTCCTGGGCCTGAGCCTCCGCTGGAGACGCCCCTCCGTCGGCCTGGGCCGGCCTGGATTCACCCGCCGGCGAAAAGATCGCCAGTTGAGACGGCTGCTG
This genomic window from Deinococcus reticulitermitis contains:
- a CDS encoding transposase, translating into EVQCQTGDGVDVMLVDQGYSGEQASIDAALNDVELVVVRRPAGTSGFVLLPKRWIVERTFAWTSRFRRLTRDLERLQGTLLGFHWLALSVLLLHKLSPNFGMLS
- a CDS encoding O-antigen ligase family protein yields the protein MSTPSLSSLPSDLPAPLGEPPALRRVPARHRLLSLPFSLYFFIILVLPVSANGLKGALAALVAASTFLLVMARGKLAVGRSTLRVFLLMQATGLLWLLYGLIQNTPGAVFSLLIYLVWPLFYLVVFTEGVSSYRVYRTLRNLMVLTLGLLSAFILYFVLYSFGLAPATPLLELPFGQGLAKYQGFTAMRFYSISSMIFLIPYCISKVVLPASTDSRLRRWVTALVVLLSLAAILFTGRRAALFTLALGLPIALTLAQAAPSDFRIRLTRRFINAALAIALALTVTLTVSDTVRTGIMGVASQVASSLFDPQQTSDDLVRVEQADSLIQGWIQRPLVGAGLGSTTGYIRSERSWNYELQYHMHLFQIGLLGLALYSLGLLWIYRNGLRIIRRGGEASSEMIALLTGLTCFLIANASNPYLQAYGHLWVIFLPAALINLMKKGSH